In the genome of Paenibacillus sp. FSL R5-0766, one region contains:
- a CDS encoding sugar ABC transporter permease — MNTGDSLQKKNNLTGWAFVLLAVVGIVAFYFYPMIQALLLSFKSGVGANLEFSGLSNYKRLLVDTTFRTALSNTFIYLIIQVPVMIILGLFISVLLNDSTLRFRSFFRTAIFLPCVTSLVAYSVVFKYLFAPDGMVNQFLMGLHIIGDPIQWITDPFWAKITIIIAVTWRWTGYNMIFYLSSLQNIDQSIYEAARIDGANAFTQFFKITVPLLKPIILFTSITSTIGTLQIFDEIMNITKGGPGNATMSISQYIYNLSFKYSPDFGYAATVSYSIVILIIVLSIIQFKVAGDNKNG; from the coding sequence ATGAATACAGGAGACAGTCTCCAAAAGAAAAATAATTTGACTGGATGGGCTTTTGTTTTGCTGGCTGTTGTCGGGATTGTTGCATTTTACTTCTACCCGATGATTCAAGCGCTGCTCTTATCGTTCAAGTCTGGTGTAGGAGCCAATCTTGAATTTTCGGGCCTTTCTAACTACAAAAGATTGTTAGTTGATACAACATTCCGTACAGCATTATCGAATACATTTATCTACTTGATTATTCAAGTGCCTGTAATGATTATTCTTGGTTTGTTTATTTCCGTATTGCTGAATGACAGCACACTACGTTTCCGGAGCTTCTTCCGTACAGCGATTTTCTTGCCTTGTGTAACTTCATTGGTAGCGTACTCTGTTGTATTCAAATATCTGTTCGCACCAGATGGAATGGTGAATCAATTCCTGATGGGCTTGCACATTATTGGCGATCCAATTCAATGGATCACAGACCCGTTCTGGGCTAAAATTACGATCATAATCGCCGTTACTTGGCGTTGGACCGGATATAACATGATTTTCTATCTGTCATCCCTGCAAAACATTGATCAATCGATCTATGAAGCTGCAAGAATTGACGGAGCGAATGCTTTTACACAATTCTTCAAAATCACTGTACCTTTGCTTAAACCGATTATCCTTTTCACGTCCATCACATCAACGATTGGTACATTGCAAATCTTTGATGAAATCATGAATATTACCAAGGGTGGTCCAGGTAATGCGACCATGTCGATTTCACAATACATCTACAACCTTTCGTTCAAATATTCACCGGACTTCGGTTATGCAGCAACAGTGTCGTATTCCATCGTAATCTTGATTATTGTATTGTCCATCATCCAGTTTAAAGTGGCAGGTGATAATAAAAATGGCTAA
- a CDS encoding carbohydrate ABC transporter permease: MAKAKAKRIFTYVFLSIVAFVSIFPFFWMLVSSTNASVDVTKGRLLPGSAFIDNFNKLIDSTNLVQALGNSAIISVVSTLLALFIGSMAGYGFEVYRTKSRDIVFNILLLSMMIPFAAIMVPLYRMFATISGVAPVIGINTMAAVILPTIATAFLIFFFRQNTKMFPKDLLEAGRIDGLSELGIFLKIYMPTMKTTYAAAAIITFMSSWNNYLWPLIVLQTPDQQTIPLLISNLGAGYSPDYGVIMTAIVIATLPTAIVFFIMQKHFVAGMVGSVK; this comes from the coding sequence ATGGCTAAAGCTAAAGCAAAACGGATTTTCACGTATGTGTTCCTATCCATCGTCGCCTTTGTATCCATTTTCCCTTTCTTCTGGATGCTGGTCAGTTCAACGAATGCATCTGTCGATGTAACCAAAGGCAGATTGTTACCGGGTTCAGCTTTCATTGATAACTTCAACAAACTGATTGATTCGACGAATCTGGTACAGGCTCTCGGAAACTCGGCGATTATCTCTGTGGTCTCCACTCTCTTGGCACTGTTTATTGGTTCCATGGCAGGTTATGGCTTCGAGGTATATCGCACGAAGTCTCGTGACATTGTGTTTAATATCCTGTTGTTATCCATGATGATCCCGTTTGCGGCGATTATGGTACCACTGTATCGTATGTTTGCAACAATCTCGGGAGTTGCACCGGTTATCGGTATTAACACCATGGCAGCAGTGATCTTGCCAACCATTGCAACAGCGTTCCTGATCTTTTTCTTCCGTCAGAACACCAAAATGTTCCCGAAAGACTTGCTGGAAGCTGGACGTATTGATGGTTTGAGTGAACTCGGCATCTTCTTGAAGATCTATATGCCAACCATGAAAACAACATATGCAGCGGCAGCAATCATTACCTTCATGAGTAGCTGGAACAACTATCTGTGGCCACTCATTGTATTGCAAACACCTGACCAACAAACGATTCCACTGTTGATCTCGAACCTCGGTGCTGGTTATTCTCCGGATTACGGAGTAATCATGACAGCGATCGTTATCGCAACACTACCTACAGCAATCGTTTTCTTCATCATGCAGAAACATTTTGTTGCAGGTATGGTAGGTTCCGTGAAGTAA